The sequence CTGTGCTGGAGAATTACTGTCGCAGTTGTGATGACGCAATCTGACGCGACGACTACAGGAAACGGTGTTTATTTCACCACTAACTATTCGGGctcattgaaaaagaaaacaaaactcaataaaatcataattggtatatacaattaataaaaatacaagtCAGGGTGggttttaaatcaaaatgtaatttaaggGCCTTGTTTCGTGCCGAATGTGCCATTCTCTTACCACAAGAGGACGCTGTGTATTCGCCTAGAATTATTCGAGACGCGCAGGTTGGAAAACAACCTTCCAACCtccattttaacatattttaaatacattgtgtgttttaaatgtgatttttttttgtttgtcataaAATACTCATGATGTATAGTCATAAACTTTTCAGTGGACTTCATGTGAACTGTCTGCAATGGCCTGTGATGGGAAAAAGCTTCCCCACCCAGTCCCCTGGCAGAACTAATCCAAGAATTATGTAATGGCGATCATATTTCTAAGAGCACAATAACTCAAATCCCCCAACAAGCCAGTCGTCACCCATTTTTATTATTGCCTTTCTGTCCCCCCAACTATAGAaagggaacaacaacaacaacaaaattgttgCTCATCCAGGCAGGAGGAGCGACAGTCGCAGGAAGGGCAAAGGTCACAGCCTTGTGATATCCAAACATCGACGTCAGAGGCGGGCAGGAAAAACTCCGGTTCGACCTGCTCGACGACTGCCGCTGTGGAGTGGGAGAAACTCTTTCGAAAACACGCTTTTACCCTGAGTGCAACTATTGAATATGACTGCAATGGTACAGCTGTACAACCAAAATTgataatcttctttttttttttttcggagggGGGACAAAATGTATCTTTTCAAAACTATTCTATAAACATTCACATTAGTAAGCTAAGCCTGTACTATTGTTATTTTGAGgagtggcatttcaaattatgCAATGAAAtaagttttatattttaaatgagTCATAAAGTAGTTGTAATTGTGGGTTGTAGTTGTTGTCGTGATAAAATAAGACTTGTAAAGCAAACATCAAGGTAATGGATATGCGGTTAGtttattatttctattttactCCCTTAACTCCCCTAGTGTTCTTTTGACCATCCCAAAATGTTCATGGCTCTAGGTGTCATTTTtcctaaatatatattttcaaaatattagtgGAAACTTACGAAATACAACAGTATAACAGATGAGTTTTAAACCCGAACACGTTAGTTCGACCCACAACATGCAACGGGGGtgtctaaaaatatataaatatacattaaaCCGAAATTTTTGCTTCGGTAGAGTGATTTGGAGCttgatttgttttgactttttaaaaaataaaggatagaaaaagaaaaacacgtgACGTAGTAGTCGTTTGCGGACCGATTCCAGGTGAGCCATAACCGGAAAAGGGCGTGCCCTATCCCGGAAATGaactaagttaaaaaaaaagttttttgatttttttttttttaacttcccagACAGGTACGATCCTAGACTGTTTTGTTTACTGAACGATCTCTTAATGACAttttgtcgtgtttttttttttttttgtttttttttgtaatgtttattttgttgtcgTTGTGAAAGCTTGAAATTTGTTAGACCGCAATGTCCTTTTTCGAGAAGATCCGGCGAGGTAGCAAAGATTTGCGGCCGTCATGGCTGGCTCGTCACGACCTGGCTTGAAGAAAGCGCTCGTGCGCGATTAAGAAGGTTGCTGTCAAACAACTTTTCGTTCTGGACAGTAAGCGCCACACTGGTATCACGCAAACGCtttttgaaagacatttttacaCATCATGTACCTGTCATGTCTTGCTCCACTTTACTAACTCCACAATTACACTGCTATGCTCATTGCCGATTACTTTTTATGCTTTGTTTTCTCATTAGAAATGACGCAGTCGGTGTGTAATTAAAATgttgactcatttttttttttttacacatttcatGATTGAGGGGTATTGTTTATTCGAGGTCACGCTGAAATCCCTCCGTAGAGAAACCGTCTTAATTTTGTCCACCGGCTGCCGTGTTGTGGTCAGAGCGCACGCCGCCGATGGACCAGGACACGCAATGGCTGTATCAACTCCTGGCCGAGGTCCAGCTGGAGAAGTTCTACCTGCGCGTCCGCGACGGCCTCAACATCACGCGCGCGGAACACTTCGCCTACGTCAAGGAAGCCGACCTGGAGCAGATCGGTATCAGCAAACCCGGTGAGCCCCATATGGTCCGGTCAAGGTTTTTGGTCACCGATGCTCCACAATATTgatcgtggttttttttttttttttgatgaagcgCAAAGAAGATTATGGGATGCACTAAAACGCCACAAAACGTCCCGAAGTTGGCGCTCGTGGGTGCCCAAGGTATTAACCCGAGCGAGCGGGGAAACAAACGCCGGCGTACTCGCCGTCTCATCCGCGCCGATGTCCTCGCACGCAGGGGCCGACCGGTCGCGGTCCCGGTCCAGACGGGGGAGACGTGGGGGAGCCCGGGCCGGAAGCCGGAAGCCGGGCCCTGCCCAGCCTCATCCAGGACAGCGAGCTGGTTCTGGGGGAGAAGTTGGGCTCGGGTTCCTTCGGGGTGGTGAAGAAGGGAGAGTGGCACACGCCCTCCGGAAGAGTTGTAAGACAAATCACAAACCCGACCACGTTGCATCAAAAACATTGATTATAATATGACATTCATAAATAAAGGTAACCATGCATGATattcaatattaaaataaatgcctaagcaataaaaacaaaatatatacatacacattataAATCTAATATACATTATGAAATAacatcaaaaatacaaaaaaattttacaattcttaaaatctattttaaagaaTATTACAATGCAAAagctaaataaaaatgaatgttttttccccccccccgttgCAGCTACCCGTGGCTGTCAAATCGCTCCGTAGCAGCATGTCCCGGCAGGCGGAAACATTAACGGACTTTTTGCAAGAAGTGACCACCATGCAGTCGCTGGACCACCCGCACATCATCCGCCTTTACGGCGTGGTCCTCATCCAGCCCCTCAAAATGGTGACCGAGCTGGCCCAGCTGGGCTCGCTGTACGACACACTGCGCTCGCGGCAGTTCGAGTACCCGCTGGCGCGTCTGTGGCTCTTCGCCGGGCAGATCGCGGCGGGCATGGACTACCTGGAGTCGCGTCGCTTCATCCACCGGGACCTGGCGGCCAGGAACGTCCTGCTGGCGTCCAGGGAGATGGTGAAGATCGGCGACTTTGGACTCATGAGGGGCCTGAGCCACGAGGCCGACCACTACGTCATGTCGGCGCACAGGCGGATCCCCTTCGCCTGGTGAggattctcccccccccccccctccccaagcaGGAtagattttgagttttttttcgcCGCCACTCAGGTGCGCTCCAGAGAGTCTCCGCGTGGGTTCCTTCTCGCATTCGTCTGACGTGTGGATGTTCGGCGTCACCTTGTGGGAAATGTTCACGTACTGCGAAGAGCCGTGGTTCGGTCTATCGGGGAGACAGGTAAGAGCGCGTCCGGTTTGTCGGCAGGTCCGCTCCTGAGCCTGCGTGCCGGTTCCAGATCCTGTGGCGCGTGGAGCGGGAGGGCGAGCGCTTGGAGAGGCCGCCCGACTCGCCCCAAGCGCTTTACGCCGTGATGAGGAAGTGCTGGGCGTGCAACCCGGCCGAACGGCCCAACTTCGCGCAGCTCATCGCCATGGTGACCGAAGCCAAACCCGTGGAGGCGCAGGCCGCCAGGGAGTTTGCGGAACCCAGGAAGCTGGCGCTGGCGCCCGGGGACCTCGTGACCGTCATCGAACACGGGTAAAGACCGCCGGGAATAAAGTTGGGGCCGGAAAGGCGTGCGTGGATTTCAACAATCTCGTCCCATATTCGCCACGCAGGCTGGAGCTCAGCGAGTGGCGAGGACAGAACCAGAGGACGCTCAGCGTGGGCTGGTTCCCTCCCGGCGTCATCACACCGCCGGCCGCCGTCGCCAACCCCGTCCCCGATTTTATCTCGCCCCCGGTGAAGGGCAGCCTGCACCACGCCGCTCACGGGGACGTCCATCCGGATCGCTGCTGGGGATCGCCAGAGAACCTGGACGAGTCAGTCGCCGCGACGCGTCGGGCGCTCGTCTTTATtcggggggtgtgggggttcACTTACTTAGTTTCGCGTTGCGCGCAGAAGCGCCGGCGGGTGGCGGCAAGCCccgagggaggaggagccgtcCAATCTGCGCAAAATGTCAGGTAGCGCAATCGCTCAAACAGAAGTCGGAACACCGTTCAGGTTTCACTTTCTTTCTCGCCTCCTTTTCTCCAGAATATTTCTTGAAAGCTTTGCTCGTTAGTAGGATGACAACTTTGCTGTAAAAatatgacatcatcatcatcatcaggtaTTTCTCGAAGCCTGGAGTCGGTGTTGAGCGGACGTCCGTCGCGGGCGCCCCCGTCGGCCCCCCAGGGCAGGCCCCCGGTGATGGCGGCCCGCAGCGTGGTGCTCCAGCAGGACCCGCGGCGCTTCAGCGAGGCCAGCGTCCTGCCGCCCccccgcccgccgccgcccAACCTCAAGCGCGGCAACTGGAAGCCGCAGAGGCGGCCCACCGTGCACCCGGTCTCGAGCTGCCCCTGGCCTGCGTCTCCGCCGGCCCCCCGCCCAGCCAACCTAGCCAAAACGTCCCAGCTGGCGCGCTCCACCCCTCAGCTGGACGAGCAAGTCGACGGACGAGAGCGGCCTCGCGAAAGGGAGAAGCCGCCCCCCGCGTACTACGCCAGGGACGGCCTCGTCTCGCAGGTAACCGCAACACGACCACTTCGTAAACCCTGCGCGTTCTAGAGTCTCGCCGTTCCCGTGTCGCGTTCAGGTGATGGACGCCGTGCACGGGGTGACCATCGAAGAGGCTCGCGGCGCACTGCAGCGCAACGAATGGAACCCGCTGCGagccgagcagcagctcaagGCGAGAAATTACAACTTTGGGTTTTCTTAATTTAAACGCAATATTAGAACCCCGCCTTTGAGCAATTGGCCGCACCCGACGTTAGAATAACACAAAGTGTCGACCCCCCCAGTTGGAGCAGCTCTACTCGCTGAGTCTGTGCTCCAGAGAGGACTGCCTGAGGATCCTGACCAGGTACCAGTGGAACCTGCAGCTGGCCAGCCGCTACCTGATCCGCTGGTCGCGCGACGACCGCTCCGCTTCCGGCGAGAGGGACCGAGGCGACAGACGCATGTAGAATGCCCTTACTTTGaacaagaaaatttaaaaaaaaaaaaaaaaaatgtttctgacacTTTATAGATCACTACTTATATTTCCTTTGTATATTCTGTTTAATAAAGTTGCATTGTCTTCACTTTTGACAAATTCTTGTATAATTACGATGTCATAAATCTGGGACTACATCCACTACATTCTCTACTTGATTCTTAAatgacaaaacttttttttgcactatATTTCTCCCAATTTTAATGTAGACGACATCCGTTTACAATTCATTCCTGTCAGAATAcaaatttttccccattttagtcTGACAAGATTACAATAATTTGGATTctgtgattccccccccccctcaaaaaaatacaacccTTGTGACACGAACATCAAAAAGCTTTAATATGAATGTATATGATAGTTTTGTAAGAGATTAAAAATATGTGTTGAAATGGGATGTAGAAAAGTGAATCAGAGGTAGCATAAACAATCGCTCACGTGGCAAAACAATCAGGCACTTGAGTGGAAGGCAGAAATTCGGAATCCCGTTCGCTGGGTGACTGGCACCAGTTAAGTGGGAAACAAAACCCAACGgcaagtgcacttttttttgttttgacaaattCTGTACATATTTGGACCGATCCACTTCACCCTGCCAATACTGGCCCGCACTACATGACACTAATTTGAATGCGCGGATGGGAACCTGTCGTTT comes from Syngnathoides biaculeatus isolate LvHL_M chromosome 21, ASM1980259v1, whole genome shotgun sequence and encodes:
- the tnk1 gene encoding non-receptor tyrosine-protein kinase TNK1 isoform X1 — translated: MDQDTQWLYQLLAEVQLEKFYLRVRDGLNITRAEHFAYVKEADLEQIGISKPAQRRLWDALKRHKTSRSWRSWVPKGPTGRGPGPDGGDVGEPGPEAGSRALPSLIQDSELVLGEKLGSGSFGVVKKGEWHTPSGRVLPVAVKSLRSSMSRQAETLTDFLQEVTTMQSLDHPHIIRLYGVVLIQPLKMVTELAQLGSLYDTLRSRQFEYPLARLWLFAGQIAAGMDYLESRRFIHRDLAARNVLLASREMVKIGDFGLMRGLSHEADHYVMSAHRRIPFAWCAPESLRVGSFSHSSDVWMFGVTLWEMFTYCEEPWFGLSGRQILWRVEREGERLERPPDSPQALYAVMRKCWACNPAERPNFAQLIAMVTEAKPVEAQAAREFAEPRKLALAPGDLVTVIEHGLELSEWRGQNQRTLSVGWFPPGVITPPAAVANPVPDFISPPVKGSLHHAAHGDVHPDRCWGSPENLDESAGGWRQAPREEEPSNLRKMSGSAIAQTEVGTPFRYFSKPGVGVERTSVAGAPVGPPGQAPGDGGPQRGAPAGPAALQRGQRPAAPPPAAAQPQARQLEAAEAAHRAPGLELPLACVSAGPPPSQPSQNVPAGALHPSAGRASRRTRAASRKGEAAPRVLRQGRPRLAGDGRRARGDHRRGSRRTAAQRMEPAASRAAAQVGAALLAESVLQRGLPEDPDQVPVEPAAGQPLPDPLVARRPLRFRREGPRRQTHVECPYFEQENLKKKKKNVSDTL
- the tnk1 gene encoding non-receptor tyrosine-protein kinase TNK1 isoform X3: MDQDTQWLYQLLAEVQLEKFYLRVRDGLNITRAEHFAYVKEADLEQIGISKPAQRRLWDALKRHKTSRSWRSWVPKGPTGRGPGPDGGDVGEPGPEAGSRALPSLIQDSELVLGEKLGSGSFGVVKKGEWHTPSGRVLPVAVKSLRSSMSRQAETLTDFLQEVTTMQSLDHPHIIRLYGVVLIQPLKMVTELAQLGSLYDTLRSRQFEYPLARLWLFAGQIAAGMDYLESRRFIHRDLAARNVLLASREMVKIGDFGLMRGLSHEADHYVMSAHRRIPFAWCAPESLRVGSFSHSSDVWMFGVTLWEMFTYCEEPWFGLSGRQILWRVEREGERLERPPDSPQALYAVMRKCWACNPAERPNFAQLIAMVTEAKPVEAQAAREFAEPRKLALAPGDLVTVIEHGLELSEWRGQNQRTLSVGWFPPGVITPPAAVANPVPDFISPPVKGSLHHAAHGDVHPDRCWGSPENLDESAGGWRQAPREEEPSNLRKMSGISRSLESVLSGRPSRAPPSAPQGRPPVMAARSVVLQQDPRRFSEASVLPPPRPPPPNLKRGNWKPQRRPTVHPVSSCPWPASPPAPRPANLAKTSQLARSTPQLDEQVDGRERPREREKPPPAYYARDGLVSQVMDAVHGVTIEEARGALQRNEWNPLRAEQQLKLEQLYSLSLCSREDCLRILTRYQWNLQLASRYLIRWSRDDRSASGERDRGDRRM
- the tnk1 gene encoding non-receptor tyrosine-protein kinase TNK1 isoform X2 yields the protein MDQDTQWLYQLLAEVQLEKFYLRVRDGLNITRAEHFAYVKEADLEQIGISKPAQRRLWDALKRHKTSRSWRSWVPKGPTGRGPGPDGGDVGEPGPEAGSRALPSLIQDSELVLGEKLGSGSFGVVKKGEWHTPSGRVLPVAVKSLRSSMSRQAETLTDFLQEVTTMQSLDHPHIIRLYGVVLIQPLKMIAAGMDYLESRRFIHRDLAARNVLLASREMVKIGDFGLMRGLSHEADHYVMSAHRRIPFAWCAPESLRVGSFSHSSDVWMFGVTLWEMFTYCEEPWFGLSGRQILWRVEREGERLERPPDSPQALYAVMRKCWACNPAERPNFAQLIAMVTEAKPVEAQAAREFAEPRKLALAPGDLVTVIEHGLELSEWRGQNQRTLSVGWFPPGVITPPAAVANPVPDFISPPVKGSLHHAAHGDVHPDRCWGSPENLDESAGGWRQAPREEEPSNLRKMSGSAIAQTEVGTPFRYFSKPGVGVERTSVAGAPVGPPGQAPGDGGPQRGAPAGPAALQRGQRPAAPPPAAAQPQARQLEAAEAAHRAPGLELPLACVSAGPPPSQPSQNVPAGALHPSAGRASRRTRAASRKGEAAPRVLRQGRPRLAGDGRRARGDHRRGSRRTAAQRMEPAASRAAAQVGAALLAESVLQRGLPEDPDQVPVEPAAGQPLPDPLVARRPLRFRREGPRRQTHVECPYFEQENLKKKKKNVSDTL